A DNA window from Allokutzneria albata contains the following coding sequences:
- the recN gene encoding DNA repair protein RecN: MLAEMRIQGLGVIDDATLELHQGLTVVTGETGVGKTMVVSGLHLLSGGRADASRVRTGADRAVVEGRFTLAENSPALTVAEDSGAAPDEDGSLIAVRTVSSDGRSRAHLGGRTVPVGVLSELADQLLAVHGQNDQLRLLRSGEQRAVLDRSAGTAVSRPLAEYRKVRAEWMKVSRELTERTENARELAREADLLRHGLTEIESVAPKPGEDVELVELTRRLADVDVLREAAAGAQFDLTGSQEADGDALGALGLVGDARRRIAASEDAALRELDSRLAEAAALLADVGTELGGYLDRLDVDPAELERALARQAELKQLTRKYAADVDGVLEWAEQARQRLAGMDVSEEALEAMAARRDELAVELAKLAGELTTARLAAAKELGEAVTKELAGLAMPQARLEVAVFDRTAGPGDPTALQLGGRTLQAGPDGVDEVELQLVPHPGAPALPVHKGASGGELSRVMLAIEVVLSHADPVPTMIFDEVDAGVGGRAAVEIGRRLARLARSHQVIVVTHLAQVAAYADRHLVVDKVSGGAGVTRSGVRMLNHNQRVVELARMLAGMEVTESGRAHAEELLATAEADREAHRAKKSRKK, encoded by the coding sequence GTGCTAGCCGAGATGCGCATCCAGGGCCTCGGCGTGATCGATGACGCCACCCTCGAACTCCACCAGGGCCTGACCGTCGTGACCGGCGAGACCGGCGTCGGCAAGACCATGGTGGTGAGCGGGTTGCACCTGCTCTCCGGTGGCCGCGCCGACGCGTCGCGGGTCCGCACCGGCGCGGACCGGGCGGTGGTGGAGGGCAGGTTCACCCTCGCCGAGAACAGCCCGGCCCTGACCGTCGCCGAGGACTCCGGCGCCGCCCCCGACGAGGACGGCAGCCTCATCGCCGTGCGCACCGTCAGCTCCGACGGGCGCTCCCGCGCCCACCTCGGTGGCCGCACCGTGCCGGTCGGGGTGCTCTCCGAGCTGGCCGACCAGCTGCTCGCGGTGCACGGCCAGAACGACCAGCTGCGGCTGCTGCGCTCCGGTGAGCAGCGCGCCGTGCTGGACCGCTCGGCGGGCACGGCCGTCTCCCGGCCGCTCGCGGAGTACCGCAAGGTGCGCGCGGAGTGGATGAAGGTCTCCCGCGAGCTGACCGAGCGCACCGAGAACGCGCGCGAGCTGGCCCGCGAGGCGGACCTGCTGCGGCACGGGCTGACCGAGATCGAGTCCGTGGCGCCCAAGCCCGGTGAGGACGTGGAGCTGGTCGAGCTGACCCGCCGCCTCGCCGACGTCGACGTGCTGCGCGAGGCCGCGGCGGGCGCGCAGTTCGACCTGACCGGCTCGCAGGAGGCCGACGGCGACGCGCTCGGCGCGCTGGGGCTGGTCGGGGACGCGCGCAGGCGCATCGCGGCCAGCGAGGACGCGGCGCTGCGCGAGCTGGACTCCCGGCTGGCCGAGGCGGCCGCGCTGCTGGCCGACGTGGGCACGGAGCTGGGTGGCTACCTGGACCGGCTGGACGTGGATCCGGCCGAGCTGGAGCGTGCGCTGGCCAGGCAGGCCGAGCTGAAGCAGCTGACCCGCAAGTACGCCGCGGACGTGGACGGCGTGCTGGAGTGGGCCGAGCAGGCGCGGCAGCGGCTGGCCGGGATGGACGTCTCCGAGGAGGCGCTGGAGGCGATGGCGGCCCGCCGCGACGAGCTCGCGGTGGAGCTGGCCAAGCTGGCCGGGGAGCTGACCACGGCGCGGCTGGCCGCGGCCAAGGAACTGGGCGAGGCGGTGACCAAGGAGCTGGCCGGGCTGGCGATGCCGCAGGCGCGGCTGGAGGTCGCCGTCTTCGACCGGACGGCGGGTCCCGGTGACCCGACCGCGCTGCAGCTCGGCGGGCGCACGCTGCAGGCCGGGCCGGACGGGGTCGACGAGGTCGAGCTGCAGCTGGTCCCGCACCCCGGCGCGCCCGCTCTGCCGGTGCACAAGGGTGCCTCCGGTGGTGAGCTGTCCCGGGTGATGCTGGCCATCGAGGTGGTGCTCTCGCACGCCGACCCGGTACCGACGATGATCTTCGACGAGGTGGACGCCGGGGTCGGCGGCCGGGCCGCGGTGGAGATCGGCCGCAGGCTGGCCCGGCTGGCGCGCAGCCACCAGGTGATCGTGGTGACCCACCTGGCCCAGGTCGCGGCCTACGCGGACCGGCACTTGGTGGTGGACAAGGTCAGCGGCGGCGCCGGGGTGACCCGCAGCGGGGTCCGGATGCTCAACCACAACCAGCGCGTGGTGGAGCTGGCCAGGATGCTCGCGGGCATGGAGGTTACCGAGTCCGGCCGCGCCCACGCCGAGGAGCTGCTGGCCACCGCCGAGGCCGATCGCGAGGCCCACCGCGCCAAGAAGTCCCGCAAGAAGTAA